In Streptomyces durocortorensis, a genomic segment contains:
- a CDS encoding SidA/IucD/PvdA family monooxygenase — translation MTTPRKATPRDDRPARPGPDRPAPEPDPPHDLVGIGIGPFNLSLAALAHNIPAAPGDPRPLAATFYEQRPAFHWHPGLLLDGASLQVPFLADLVTLADPANPWSFLSYLRTRDRLFPFYFAERFHIQRAEYDAYCRWVSEQLPGLHFGHQVDAVRWNTERALFEVDFTQLDRDGEAEALGRAHARHIALGIGTEPFVPEPLKPLAQAESVPVLHSADYLRHRERLLAAEHITVIGSGQSGAEIFLDLLRARPEGAEKIHWLARTQAFAPMEYSKLGLEHFTPDYSRYFHALPESARDELVPRQWQLHKGIDADTIAAIHDELYRRTLHGGWPDATLTPGVSVRTAGRVANTRVELHLEHTQQGTRSRLTTDAVILATGYRERPLDTILGGLDPYLRRDASHRPRIDDQYRLVLDPAVTGHVYVQNAERHTHGVGAPDLGLAAWRSATILNNLTGATPYPLPERTAFTTFGLTPQPPRIPAQALELTPLSQSI, via the coding sequence ATCACCACCCCACGGAAGGCGACACCCCGCGATGACCGACCGGCCCGCCCCGGCCCCGACCGGCCCGCCCCCGAACCCGACCCGCCACACGACCTCGTCGGCATCGGCATCGGCCCCTTCAACCTCTCCCTCGCCGCCCTCGCCCACAACATCCCCGCCGCCCCCGGCGACCCCCGCCCCCTCGCCGCGACCTTCTACGAACAGCGCCCCGCCTTCCACTGGCACCCCGGCCTCCTCCTCGACGGCGCCAGTCTCCAAGTCCCCTTCCTCGCCGACCTCGTCACCCTCGCCGACCCCGCCAACCCCTGGAGCTTCCTCAGCTACCTCCGCACCCGCGACCGCCTCTTCCCCTTCTACTTCGCCGAGCGCTTCCACATCCAACGAGCCGAGTACGACGCCTACTGCCGCTGGGTCAGCGAACAACTCCCCGGCCTCCACTTCGGCCATCAGGTCGACGCCGTCCGCTGGAACACCGAACGCGCCCTCTTCGAAGTCGACTTCACCCAACTCGACCGCGACGGCGAAGCCGAAGCCCTCGGCCGCGCCCACGCCCGCCACATCGCCCTCGGCATCGGCACCGAACCCTTCGTCCCCGAACCCCTCAAGCCACTCGCCCAGGCCGAATCCGTCCCCGTACTCCACTCCGCCGACTACCTCCGCCACCGCGAACGGCTCCTGGCCGCCGAACACATCACCGTCATCGGATCAGGCCAGTCCGGCGCCGAGATCTTCCTCGACCTCCTGCGCGCCCGCCCCGAAGGCGCCGAGAAGATCCACTGGCTGGCCCGTACCCAGGCCTTCGCCCCCATGGAATATTCCAAACTCGGCCTGGAACACTTCACTCCCGACTACAGCCGCTACTTCCACGCCCTCCCCGAATCCGCCCGCGACGAACTCGTCCCCCGGCAATGGCAGCTCCACAAGGGCATCGACGCCGACACCATCGCCGCCATCCACGACGAGCTCTACCGCCGCACCCTCCACGGCGGCTGGCCGGACGCCACCCTCACCCCCGGCGTCAGCGTCCGCACCGCGGGCCGGGTCGCCAACACCCGCGTCGAACTCCACCTCGAACACACCCAGCAGGGCACCCGCTCCCGCCTCACCACCGACGCCGTCATCCTCGCCACCGGCTACCGCGAACGACCCCTCGACACCATCCTCGGCGGCCTCGACCCCTACCTCCGCCGCGACGCCTCCCACCGCCCCCGCATCGACGACCAATACCGCCTCGTCCTCGACCCCGCCGTCACCGGACACGTCTACGTACAGAACGCCGAACGCCACACCCACGGCGTCGGCGCCCCCGACCTCGGACTCGCCGCCTGGCGCAGCGCCACCATCCTCAACAACCTCACCGGCGCCACCCCCTACCCCCTCCCCGAACGCACCGCCTTCACCACCTTCGGCCTCACCCCCCAACCGCCGAGAATCCCCGCCCAGGCCCTTGAGCTCACCCCCCTGAGCCAGTCGATCTAG
- a CDS encoding pyridoxal phosphate-dependent decarboxylase family protein yields the protein MPTPPLAGGTAGPAALRPLVETVLAALHDGAARRGGPLPAGGPDTVTSRTRSATHPLIPNRGTGAEHALRSLVTALAEGAADPAHPHCAAHLHTPPLALAAAADLAASALNPSMDSWDQAPAASAIEADLTTALAAEVYPHAPAPDAVITSGGTEANQLALLLARERHGPVQTVCAANAHHSVARAAWLLGLPEPVVVPAPTGTMDPAALDQALTELHRPLLVVATAGTTDTGEIDPLDAIADLCTTHGAELHIDAAYGGPLLLSPTHRPLVQGLERAHSVTLDLHKLGWQPASAGILAVPDRHHLDPLHHLAPYLNADDDTEAGLPDLLGRSLRTTRRPDALKIAVTLQALGRDGLADLIDRTVASAHHLADLVTKTPTLDLYDRPTISTVLFRPTGTDDHTVATVRRTLLNRGHAVLGRAHADGRLWLKATLLNPHTTPGELQTLLDLVTATTTGLLAQPPTPPHPATTTAQPASPEAAPTPPASPEPTITPAHPTPHPTTAPTHLAPHEATPHHHPTEGDTPR from the coding sequence ATGCCCACCCCGCCCCTCGCAGGAGGCACCGCAGGCCCCGCCGCACTGCGCCCCCTCGTCGAAACCGTCCTGGCCGCTCTCCACGATGGCGCCGCCCGTCGCGGCGGGCCCCTCCCGGCCGGCGGACCCGACACCGTCACCTCCCGCACCCGCAGCGCCACCCACCCCCTCATCCCCAACCGGGGCACCGGCGCCGAGCACGCCCTGCGCAGCCTCGTCACCGCCCTCGCCGAAGGCGCCGCGGACCCCGCCCACCCACACTGCGCCGCCCACCTCCACACCCCGCCCCTCGCGCTCGCCGCCGCAGCCGACCTCGCCGCCAGCGCCCTCAACCCCTCCATGGACTCCTGGGACCAGGCCCCCGCCGCCTCGGCCATCGAGGCCGACCTGACCACCGCCCTGGCCGCCGAGGTCTACCCGCACGCGCCCGCACCCGACGCCGTCATCACCTCCGGCGGCACCGAGGCCAACCAGCTCGCCCTGCTCCTCGCCCGCGAACGCCACGGCCCCGTCCAGACCGTCTGCGCCGCCAACGCCCACCACAGCGTCGCCCGCGCCGCCTGGCTCCTCGGCCTGCCCGAACCCGTCGTCGTCCCCGCCCCCACCGGCACCATGGACCCCGCCGCACTCGACCAGGCCCTCACCGAACTCCACCGGCCACTCCTCGTCGTCGCCACCGCCGGAACCACCGACACCGGCGAGATCGACCCCCTCGACGCCATCGCCGACCTCTGCACCACCCACGGCGCCGAACTCCACATCGACGCCGCCTACGGCGGGCCCCTCCTCCTCAGCCCCACCCACCGCCCCCTCGTCCAAGGCCTCGAACGGGCCCACAGCGTCACCCTCGACCTGCACAAACTCGGCTGGCAGCCCGCATCCGCCGGCATCCTCGCCGTCCCCGACCGCCACCACCTCGACCCCCTCCACCACCTCGCCCCCTACCTCAACGCCGACGACGACACCGAGGCAGGCCTCCCCGACCTCCTCGGCCGCTCCCTGCGCACCACCCGTCGCCCCGACGCGCTGAAGATCGCCGTCACCCTCCAGGCGCTCGGCCGCGACGGGCTCGCCGACCTCATCGACCGCACCGTCGCCTCCGCCCACCACCTCGCAGACCTCGTCACCAAGACCCCGACGCTCGACCTCTACGACCGCCCCACCATCAGCACCGTCCTCTTCCGCCCCACCGGCACCGACGATCACACCGTCGCCACCGTCCGCCGCACCCTCCTCAACCGCGGCCACGCCGTCCTTGGCCGCGCCCACGCCGACGGCCGCCTCTGGCTCAAGGCGACCCTCCTCAACCCCCACACCACCCCCGGCGAACTCCAGACCCTCCTGGACCTCGTCACCGCCACCACCACCGGCCTCCTCGCCCAGCCCCCCACCCCGCCGCACCCCGCGACCACCACCGCCCAACCCGCCTCACCGGAAGCCGCCCCCACCCCACCTGCTTCACCGGAACCCACGATCACCCCCGCCCACCCCACCCCGCACCCAACAACCGCCCCCACCCACCTGGCACCGCACGAAGCCACCCCCCATCACCACCCCACGGAAGGCGACACCCCGCGATGA
- a CDS encoding SulP family inorganic anion transporter, translated as MTRDPRRDLLAGLTVAIVALPLALGFGVASGLGAEAGLATAVVAGALAALFGGSNLQVSGPTGAMTVVLVPIVAEYGPGGVLTVGLMAGALLIVLALLRAGRSMRYVPAPVVEGFTFGIACVIALQQVPNALGVAPPEGDKVLVVAWRALGEFAADPNWAALSITVGVAGLMLVGARRFPGVPFSVVAVVVATLSAQLFRLEGATPIGALPAGLPAPSLGFLDLSAVGSLLAPAVAVAALAALESLLSATVADGMTTGQKHDPDRELFGQGIANLAAPLFGGVPATAAIARTAVNVRSGAASRLAALTHAAVLAVIVFAAAPLVSRIPLAALAGVLLATAVRMVEVGALRAMARATRSDAVVLVLTAVATLVLDLVLAVVIGLAVAGVLALRAVAGEVRLDRMDPRDGSDYGEHARYEGDANDARDARDARDARDARDARDARDAVNAVGGPTVPATSPGVEKLAEHIVAYRIEGPLFFAGAHRSLLELSELAELSGVRVVILRMCRVTTVDATGALALKDTVHGLNRRGITVLASGIRPGQRRVLESVGALDLLRREGREYATASEAFTGARDRLAAAARDGSRPASRDVPVQELHRVEKGRNAP; from the coding sequence ATGACCCGTGACCCGCGTCGCGATCTGCTCGCCGGTCTGACGGTGGCGATCGTGGCACTGCCCCTCGCCCTCGGCTTCGGGGTGGCGTCCGGGCTGGGCGCGGAGGCCGGGCTCGCGACGGCCGTGGTGGCGGGTGCGCTGGCGGCGCTGTTCGGCGGGTCGAACCTTCAGGTGTCGGGGCCGACCGGGGCGATGACGGTGGTCCTGGTGCCGATCGTCGCCGAGTACGGTCCTGGCGGGGTGCTGACCGTGGGGCTGATGGCGGGGGCCCTGCTGATCGTGCTGGCGCTGCTGCGGGCGGGCCGGTCGATGCGGTACGTCCCGGCGCCGGTGGTCGAGGGGTTCACGTTCGGTATCGCGTGCGTCATCGCTCTCCAGCAGGTTCCGAACGCCCTCGGAGTGGCCCCGCCGGAAGGTGACAAGGTGCTGGTGGTGGCGTGGCGGGCGCTCGGGGAGTTCGCCGCCGACCCGAACTGGGCTGCCCTCTCGATCACCGTCGGGGTGGCGGGGCTGATGCTCGTGGGGGCGCGCCGCTTCCCCGGTGTTCCGTTCTCGGTGGTCGCGGTGGTCGTCGCGACGCTGTCGGCGCAGCTGTTCCGCCTGGAGGGGGCGACACCGATCGGGGCGCTGCCCGCCGGGCTCCCCGCCCCCTCGCTCGGGTTCCTGGATCTGTCGGCGGTGGGCTCGCTGCTGGCCCCGGCGGTCGCGGTCGCGGCCCTGGCGGCGCTGGAGTCCCTGTTGTCGGCAACCGTGGCGGACGGCATGACGACCGGGCAGAAGCACGACCCGGACCGGGAGCTGTTCGGGCAGGGCATCGCGAATCTGGCCGCCCCGCTGTTCGGCGGGGTGCCCGCGACGGCCGCCATCGCGCGGACGGCGGTCAATGTCCGTAGCGGTGCGGCCTCCCGGCTGGCGGCGCTGACGCATGCGGCCGTACTGGCGGTGATCGTCTTCGCGGCGGCTCCGCTGGTGTCCCGGATCCCGCTGGCCGCGCTGGCCGGGGTGCTGCTGGCCACGGCGGTCCGGATGGTCGAGGTGGGGGCTCTGCGGGCGATGGCGCGGGCGACGCGTTCGGACGCGGTGGTGCTGGTGCTGACGGCGGTCGCGACGCTGGTGCTGGATCTGGTGCTCGCGGTCGTCATCGGGCTGGCGGTGGCGGGGGTCCTGGCCCTGCGTGCGGTGGCGGGCGAGGTGCGGCTGGACCGGATGGATCCGCGCGACGGTTCGGACTACGGCGAGCACGCGCGCTACGAGGGCGACGCGAACGACGCTCGCGATGCACGCGATGCACGCGATGCACGCGATGCACGCGATGCACGCGATGCACGCGATGCGGTGAACGCCGTGGGTGGGCCGACGGTACCGGCGACCTCGCCCGGTGTCGAGAAGCTCGCCGAGCACATCGTGGCGTACCGGATCGAGGGGCCTTTGTTCTTCGCGGGGGCGCACCGTTCCTTGCTGGAACTCTCCGAGCTCGCCGAGCTCTCCGGCGTCCGCGTGGTGATCCTGCGCATGTGCCGGGTGACGACGGTCGACGCCACCGGTGCTCTGGCGCTGAAGGACACCGTGCACGGGCTGAACCGGCGCGGCATCACCGTGCTGGCCTCCGGTATCCGCCCCGGGCAGCGGCGGGTGCTGGAGTCCGTCGGGGCGCTGGACCTGCTGCGGCGGGAGGGCCGGGAGTACGCCACCGCGTCCGAGGCGTTCACCGGGGCCCGGGACCGCCTGGCGGCGGCTGCCCGCGACGGTTCGCGTCCGGCGTCGAGAGATGTCCCGGTGCAAGAGCTGCACAGGGTGGAGAAGGGCAGGAACGCACCATGA
- a CDS encoding alkylphosphonate utilization protein: protein MSDIVVKDSNGTVLADGDSVTTVKDLKVKGTSETLKRGTLVKNIRLTGRAGEIECNTKKVKGLVLKTEFLKKA, encoded by the coding sequence ATGAGCGACATCGTCGTGAAGGACAGCAACGGGACCGTGCTGGCGGACGGTGACTCCGTGACCACGGTCAAGGACCTGAAGGTGAAGGGCACGTCGGAGACGCTCAAGCGCGGCACGCTCGTGAAGAACATCCGGCTCACGGGGCGCGCCGGTGAGATCGAGTGCAACACCAAGAAGGTCAAGGGGCTCGTGCTGAAGACCGAGTTCCTGAAGAAGGCCTGA
- a CDS encoding ArsR/SmtB family transcription factor — MSTPLYRLKAEFFKTLGHPVRIRVLELLSERDHAVSEMLGEVGIEAAHLSQQLAVLRRAGLVTARREGSAVHYTLADPEVAELLRVARTILSGVLAGQAELLADLRATGGRENGTPDGGD; from the coding sequence GTGAGTACGCCGCTGTACCGCTTGAAGGCGGAGTTCTTCAAGACGCTGGGACACCCGGTCCGGATCAGGGTCCTCGAACTGCTCAGCGAACGCGATCACGCGGTCTCGGAGATGCTGGGCGAGGTGGGGATCGAGGCTGCCCATCTTTCGCAGCAGCTGGCCGTGTTGCGCCGGGCCGGTCTCGTGACGGCCCGGCGGGAGGGCTCGGCCGTCCACTACACGCTGGCCGACCCGGAGGTGGCGGAACTGCTGCGGGTCGCACGGACGATCCTGTCCGGGGTGCTGGCGGGCCAGGCGGAGCTGCTCGCCGATCTGCGGGCGACGGGCGGCCGGGAGAACGGCACACCGGACGGCGGCGACTGA
- the pepN gene encoding aminopeptidase N: protein MSVLTRDEAQTRAQILDVERYTIALDLTTGEETFDSRTAIRFTARAAGDTFVEVKPATLRSVSLDGQPLDPALLDGNRYPLTGLAAGPHELHIDATMSYSRTGEGMHRFTDPTDGETYLYTQLFMEDVQRVFAAFDQPDLKSVFAIDVTAPEGWTVLGNGVAEHTGEGRWSIAPTPLISTYLVAVAAGPWHSVTTEHAGLPFGIHCRRSLAPYLDADADEILDITRACYDRFHEKFDEPYPFDSYDQAFVPEFNAGAMENPGLVTFRDEFVYRSAVTDTERQTRAMVIAHEMAHMWFGDLVTLAWWDDIWLNESFAEYMGYQTLTEIALPRALNSVRAGETPFPDTWVDFGVARKGWGYDADQRPSTHPVAPDPDAVPDTASALLNFDGISYAKGASALRQLVAWLGEKDFLTGINTHFARHKFSNATLADFIDNLASATDRDVHAWAEQWLRTTGIDTLTAEVADGTAPAAPAAPAGSGGSAGPAGNGQGHGQGNGQSWALTVTRDGSRPHRIAVSTFDHALNTQAGPGHLAPRDRFEIDVPGDGTPTVRPGRRPALVVLNDGDLTYAKVRLDAASWDTVLTDLSAIPDALTRAVVWNTARDMVRDGDLAPATYLATARTHLPYESDLALVQGVLSFAAGQIAARYVAPEDRPSALATLTGLCRDLIRRTEDGSHPGLRLIAVRHFIDAAAQPDTLQSWLEEDTVHGGPELDPELRWRILTRLAVLGATDEAAIAAALAADPSATGREGAARCRAALPTPEAKATAWDALFTDDTLSNYLFTATAQGFWQPGQEDLLTAYVPRFYPDAIALAARRGPAIAEAAGRHAFPAYAVDPDSLATGTRALEDPALTPALRRKLVDQLDDLRRALAVRTSTAD, encoded by the coding sequence ATGTCCGTACTGACGCGCGACGAAGCGCAGACCCGAGCCCAGATCCTCGACGTGGAGCGGTACACGATCGCCCTCGACCTCACCACCGGTGAGGAGACCTTCGACTCCCGCACCGCCATCCGGTTCACCGCCCGCGCGGCCGGAGACACCTTCGTCGAGGTCAAGCCCGCCACCCTGCGCTCGGTCAGCCTCGACGGACAGCCCCTGGACCCCGCCCTCCTCGACGGCAACCGCTACCCGCTCACCGGCCTCGCCGCAGGCCCCCACGAGCTGCACATCGACGCCACCATGAGCTACTCGCGCACCGGCGAGGGCATGCACCGCTTCACCGACCCCACCGACGGCGAGACTTACCTCTACACCCAGCTGTTCATGGAGGACGTCCAGCGGGTCTTCGCCGCGTTCGACCAGCCCGACCTCAAGTCCGTCTTCGCCATCGACGTGACCGCCCCCGAGGGCTGGACCGTCCTCGGCAACGGGGTCGCCGAGCACACGGGGGAGGGCCGCTGGTCCATCGCCCCCACCCCTCTCATCTCCACCTACCTCGTCGCCGTCGCCGCGGGCCCCTGGCACTCGGTCACCACCGAGCACGCCGGACTGCCCTTCGGCATCCACTGCCGCCGCTCCCTCGCGCCGTACCTGGACGCCGACGCCGACGAGATCCTCGACATCACCCGCGCCTGCTACGACCGCTTCCACGAGAAGTTCGACGAGCCCTACCCCTTCGACTCCTACGACCAGGCCTTCGTCCCCGAGTTCAACGCGGGCGCCATGGAGAACCCCGGACTCGTCACCTTCCGCGACGAGTTCGTCTACCGCTCCGCCGTCACCGACACCGAGCGCCAGACCCGGGCCATGGTCATCGCGCACGAGATGGCCCACATGTGGTTCGGCGACCTCGTCACCCTTGCCTGGTGGGACGACATCTGGCTGAACGAGTCCTTCGCCGAGTACATGGGCTACCAGACGCTCACCGAGATCGCCCTTCCCCGAGCTCTCAACTCCGTCCGAGCAGGGGAGACCCCATTCCCCGACACCTGGGTCGACTTCGGCGTCGCCCGCAAGGGCTGGGGCTACGACGCCGACCAGCGGCCCTCCACGCACCCCGTCGCGCCCGACCCCGACGCCGTCCCCGACACCGCGTCCGCGCTCCTCAACTTCGACGGCATCAGCTACGCCAAGGGCGCCTCCGCCCTGCGCCAACTCGTCGCCTGGCTCGGGGAGAAGGACTTCCTCACGGGCATCAACACCCACTTCGCCCGGCACAAGTTCTCCAACGCCACCCTCGCGGACTTCATCGACAACCTGGCCTCCGCCACCGACCGCGACGTCCACGCCTGGGCCGAGCAGTGGCTGCGCACCACAGGCATCGACACGTTGACCGCGGAGGTGGCCGACGGCACCGCGCCCGCCGCCCCCGCCGCCCCCGCCGGTTCTGGCGGTTCTGCCGGTCCCGCCGGGAACGGTCAGGGCCATGGGCAGGGCAACGGCCAGTCCTGGGCCCTCACCGTCACCCGGGACGGCAGCCGCCCCCACCGCATCGCCGTCTCCACCTTCGACCACGCCCTCAACACCCAGGCGGGCCCCGGCCACCTCGCCCCGCGCGACCGCTTCGAGATCGACGTACCCGGTGACGGGACGCCCACGGTCCGCCCCGGCCGCCGCCCCGCCCTCGTCGTCCTCAACGACGGCGACCTCACCTACGCCAAGGTCCGCCTCGACGCCGCCTCCTGGGACACCGTCCTGACCGACCTCTCCGCCATTCCCGACGCCCTCACCCGGGCCGTCGTCTGGAACACCGCCCGCGACATGGTCCGCGACGGCGACCTGGCCCCCGCCACCTACCTCGCGACCGCCCGCACCCACCTCCCGTACGAGAGCGATCTCGCCCTCGTCCAGGGCGTCCTGTCCTTCGCCGCAGGGCAGATCGCCGCCCGCTACGTCGCCCCCGAGGACCGCCCCTCCGCCCTCGCCACCCTCACCGGCCTCTGCCGCGACCTCATCCGCCGCACCGAGGACGGGTCCCACCCCGGCCTGCGCCTCATCGCCGTACGCCACTTCATCGACGCCGCAGCCCAGCCCGACACCCTCCAGAGCTGGTTGGAGGAGGACACCGTCCACGGCGGACCCGAGCTCGACCCCGAGCTGCGCTGGCGCATCCTCACCCGCCTCGCCGTCCTCGGCGCCACCGACGAGGCCGCCATCGCCGCCGCGCTCGCGGCTGACCCCAGCGCCACCGGCCGCGAAGGCGCCGCCCGCTGCCGGGCCGCGCTGCCCACACCCGAGGCCAAGGCCACCGCCTGGGACGCCCTGTTCACCGACGACACCCTGTCCAACTACCTCTTCACCGCCACGGCCCAAGGCTTCTGGCAGCCCGGACAGGAAGACCTCCTGACCGCGTACGTGCCCCGCTTCTACCCGGACGCCATCGCCCTCGCCGCCCGCCGGGGCCCCGCCATCGCCGAGGCCGCCGGACGCCACGCATTCCCCGCGTACGCCGTCGACCCCGACAGCCTCGCCACCGGCACCCGCGCCCTGGAGGACCCCGCCCTCACCCCGGCCCTCCGCCGCAAGCTCGTCGACCAGCTCGACGACCTGCGCCGCGCCCTGGCCGTACGGACATCGACCGCCGACTGA
- a CDS encoding MIP/aquaporin family protein, with translation MIQTVPVPVPVVEIVPLVPVVPPPSDGRPAPQPSYDPLLPRAVCEFALTALLLFLIVSSVRWLVGPDPAAPVAHPAVLGCVVGTVLVLLLTSPPGRRSGGHLNPAVTLALWRLGAFPGRDVVPYAVGQLAGSVLGAWLGGLVWGPAAVLPPVRHASVRADPAWGGAAILAAEAGVLAGFTLLLAVLLGSPGGRRLLPYAVGLVVALVVAVLGPLSGGSANPARQFGPALLAGDAGRLWVYLLGPVLGAVLGAWLAGWVGLRRYR, from the coding sequence GTGATTCAGACCGTTCCGGTTCCGGTTCCGGTTGTCGAGATCGTTCCGCTGGTTCCGGTTGTTCCGCCGCCCTCGGACGGCCGCCCGGCGCCGCAGCCATCGTACGATCCCCTTCTGCCGCGGGCCGTCTGCGAGTTCGCGCTGACCGCGCTGCTGCTGTTCCTCATCGTGTCGAGCGTGCGGTGGCTCGTCGGTCCGGACCCGGCGGCCCCGGTCGCCCACCCGGCCGTGCTGGGCTGCGTCGTCGGGACCGTGCTCGTCCTGCTGCTGACGTCCCCGCCCGGGCGGCGCTCGGGAGGCCATCTGAACCCGGCCGTCACGCTCGCGCTGTGGCGGCTCGGGGCCTTCCCGGGCCGTGACGTCGTCCCGTACGCCGTGGGACAGCTGGCCGGGTCGGTGCTCGGGGCGTGGCTGGGCGGGCTGGTATGGGGGCCGGCGGCGGTACTGCCGCCGGTCCGTCACGCCTCGGTGCGGGCGGATCCGGCGTGGGGCGGCGCCGCCATCCTGGCGGCCGAGGCGGGAGTCCTCGCCGGGTTCACGCTGCTGCTCGCCGTGCTCCTCGGGTCTCCGGGCGGGCGAAGACTTCTGCCGTACGCGGTGGGTCTGGTGGTGGCCCTGGTCGTCGCGGTGCTGGGTCCGTTGAGCGGCGGATCGGCGAACCCCGCCCGGCAGTTCGGCCCGGCGCTGCTGGCCGGGGACGCCGGGCGGCTGTGGGTGTACCTGCTGGGGCCGGTCCTGGGGGCGGTGCTCGGCGCGTGGCTGGCGGGGTGGGTGGGGCTGCGGCGGTACCGGTAG
- a CDS encoding chorismate mutase, producing the protein MSTSEIDASVQAELNRLRESIDNIDAAVVHMLAERFKATQQVGRLKADHRLPPADPARETRQIARLRQLAQSANLDPAFAEKLLNFIIAEVIRHHERIAEEAENGGAEKSGAEKSEVAKSEVANG; encoded by the coding sequence ATGAGCACGAGCGAGATCGACGCGTCCGTACAGGCCGAGCTGAACCGGCTGCGCGAGAGCATCGACAACATCGACGCCGCCGTCGTCCACATGCTGGCCGAGCGCTTCAAGGCCACACAGCAGGTCGGCCGCCTCAAAGCGGACCACCGGCTGCCGCCCGCCGACCCCGCCCGGGAAACCCGCCAGATCGCCCGCCTGCGGCAGCTGGCGCAGAGCGCGAACCTGGACCCGGCGTTCGCCGAGAAGCTGCTGAACTTCATCATCGCCGAGGTGATCCGCCACCACGAGCGCATCGCCGAAGAGGCCGAGAACGGCGGGGCGGAGAAGAGCGGGGCGGAGAAGAGCGAGGTGGCGAAGAGCGAGGTGGCGAACGGCTGA
- a CDS encoding AraC family transcriptional regulator, whose amino-acid sequence MYHTWMRFFTPSPLHHRLGLACLGVGLQHGALPTVGPRTLDHHVAVIVNSGTGWFKGPDGRRTPVTGPSLIWLTPGTPHHYGADPGTGWDESFVDFTGPATATYTELGYIEPDRPLVPLSDTAAPRAAVGRIVRAARRGNPLLEVETGAAVHELLVSLRRVRADIGPDGDPVLQALARDAFQPLTVAEHAARHGMTPAELRTAVRRGAGCSPKDYLLGIRLGRAKELLAATDLPVAAVARRVGYDDPAYFSRLFARRVGTAPVRFREQQGRSVPGGWSDRVPDPDDPPTIGP is encoded by the coding sequence ATGTACCACACCTGGATGCGCTTCTTCACGCCGAGCCCGCTCCACCACCGCCTCGGCCTCGCCTGCCTCGGCGTCGGCCTCCAGCACGGCGCGCTGCCCACCGTCGGACCGCGCACCCTGGACCACCACGTCGCCGTGATCGTCAACTCCGGCACCGGGTGGTTCAAGGGCCCCGACGGTCGCCGCACCCCCGTCACCGGACCCAGCCTCATCTGGCTCACTCCCGGCACCCCCCACCACTACGGCGCGGACCCCGGCACCGGCTGGGACGAGAGCTTCGTCGACTTCACCGGGCCCGCCACCGCCACCTACACCGAACTCGGCTACATCGAGCCCGACCGCCCCCTGGTCCCCCTCTCCGACACAGCCGCCCCCCGCGCCGCCGTCGGCCGCATCGTGCGCGCCGCCCGCCGCGGCAACCCCCTCCTGGAGGTCGAGACCGGGGCCGCCGTCCACGAACTCCTCGTCTCCCTGCGCCGCGTCCGCGCCGACATCGGGCCCGACGGCGACCCGGTGCTCCAGGCGCTGGCCCGCGACGCGTTCCAGCCGCTCACGGTCGCCGAGCACGCCGCCCGGCACGGCATGACCCCCGCCGAACTGCGTACCGCCGTACGGCGCGGAGCCGGGTGCAGCCCCAAGGACTACCTGCTGGGCATCCGCCTCGGCCGGGCCAAGGAGCTTCTCGCCGCCACCGACCTCCCCGTCGCCGCCGTCGCCCGCCGCGTCGGCTACGACGACCCCGCTTACTTCTCCCGCCTCTTCGCCCGCCGCGTCGGCACGGCCCCCGTCCGTTTCCGTGAACAGCAGGGCCGCAGCGTGCCGGGCGGCTGGAGCGACCGGGTGCCCGACCCGGACGACCCGCCGACGATCGGGCCGTGA